A single Panulirus ornatus isolate Po-2019 chromosome 18, ASM3632096v1, whole genome shotgun sequence DNA region contains:
- the LOC139754926 gene encoding caspase-9-like has protein sequence MIPKQHINLNKYETIKALREFLSHEELKSVDACIVIIMSHGRDEKSFYTSDNLYITVNDVVERFSNKECPALKGKLKIFIFQYCRSSEPDVGVEATPQRVMYSRGLNVQRDSAHFGEAVVHRDPTFTDMYIVYSSVEGFVSFRHPNRGSWLMEAICHVFVNNAHNSELESLMKMVSLRVRENYTDNGCKQVCEFVQRAFDRHFYFNPEPLSYT, from the coding sequence ATGATACCAAAACAACATATCAACTTGAACAAATATGAGACAATAAAAGCACTTCGAGAATTCCTGTCACATGAGGAATTGAAATCCGTGGACGCTTGTATTGTGATTATTATGAGTCATGGTCGTGATGAAAAGTCTTTCTACACTTCTGACAATCTCTACATTACTGTAAATGATGTTGTAGAGAGATTTAGTAATAAAGAGTGCCCAGCCTTAAAAGGAAAACTCAAGATCTTCATCTTCCAGTATTGCAGGAGTTCAGAACCCGATGTTggagtagaagcaacacctcaaAGAGTGATGTACTCTCGGGGTCTTAATGTCCAGAGAGATTCAGCTCATTTTGGTGAAGCAGTTGTGCATAGGGATCCAACCTTCACTGACATGTACATCGTTTACTCTTCAGTTGAAGGTTTTGTATCATTTCGTCACCCTAATAGAGGATCATGGTTGATGGAAGCTATCTGCCATGTTTTTGTGAACAATGCTCATAATTCGGAACTAGAGTCTCTGATGAAAATGGTTTCTCTACGGGTGCGTGAAAATTATACGGATAATGGTTGTAAGCAGGTGTGCGAGTTTGTTCAGAGAGCCTTTGATCGACATTTCTACTTCAACCCTGAACCATTAAGTTACACGTAG